One Seleniivibrio woodruffii DNA window includes the following coding sequences:
- a CDS encoding electron transfer flavoprotein subunit beta/FixA family protein, giving the protein MQVIACIKQVPDTTQVQIDPKTNTLVRDGIPFIVNPYDTHALEECLRLKDRYGFKVTAVSMGPPNAEAALRKALSLGADRAVLLSDRVFGGADTLATSNVLTAAIRKLAEEEDVAIVFCGKQTIDGDTAQVGPGIATRMELEQLTLVDRILELDTDSKKLVVRRKLEGRYETVQTVLPAMITVVREINRPRYPTVPMRLRSKNAQVEVWNNEVLQLDVNKIGLKGSPTWVSKIFSPQRDKGEMIGAGISDPKDVASLLLDKMIAKDIITV; this is encoded by the coding sequence ATGCAAGTCATAGCATGTATCAAACAAGTACCTGACACTACGCAGGTTCAGATCGACCCGAAGACGAACACTCTGGTGAGGGACGGTATACCCTTTATCGTCAACCCCTACGACACCCATGCACTGGAGGAATGTCTGAGACTCAAGGACAGATACGGATTTAAAGTCACCGCTGTTTCCATGGGACCGCCCAATGCGGAAGCGGCTCTGCGCAAAGCTCTGTCTTTGGGTGCGGACAGAGCGGTTCTTCTTTCGGACAGGGTTTTCGGAGGTGCGGACACGCTGGCAACCAGCAACGTTCTCACTGCCGCAATCCGCAAACTGGCCGAAGAGGAGGATGTTGCCATTGTTTTCTGCGGAAAGCAGACCATCGACGGCGACACGGCGCAGGTGGGTCCCGGAATCGCAACCCGTATGGAGCTGGAACAGCTCACACTTGTTGACAGGATTCTGGAGCTTGACACAGATTCGAAAAAACTGGTTGTCCGCAGAAAGCTTGAAGGCAGATACGAGACCGTGCAGACGGTTCTGCCCGCCATGATAACTGTTGTGCGGGAGATAAACCGCCCCAGATATCCCACAGTTCCCATGCGTCTGCGCTCCAAAAATGCTCAGGTTGAGGTATGGAATAACGAAGTGCTTCAGCTGGATGTCAACAAAATAGGTCTGAAAGGCTCACCTACATGGGTAAGCAAGATATTTTCGCCCCAGCGTGACAAAGGCGAAATGATCGGCGCAGGCATCAGCGATCCCAAAGACGTGGCTTCGCTGCTTCTGGACAAAATGATTGCCAAAGATATTATTACGGTCTGA
- a CDS encoding efflux transporter outer membrane subunit, producing MGLKSMKLTKIFLYLSVVLSVFGCASVGRDYVRPEAKLPAGWHTALNNPVKAEADNPQIIKEWWKVFNDDTLNRLVGMTVDGNLDLKKAYASLAASRAKLGMTEAEGKPSLSASASAKGTYYGDTSVDQTQDSYSAGFDASWEIDLFGGVRKGIEAASADAEASKEALHDVLVSLTAETAKNYISLRAAQSNLSYYEKDIAIKTELYEIAKKKYRAGTGDETDVRTAQYTLEYAKTNLHDQRLSIAQYMNRLAVLTGQTPGSLDSMLGQSGVVPVVPVSAAAGIPADMLRRRPDIRQAERELAAQTARVGVAEADRYPKLTLSGTLGLSSSDFGSLFKQESASASIGPSLTWKLFDFGAIKNNIKVQDETRKQYLAAYESAVLNALEETENALKGYSEQYSKALQLAKAAESAEAAYLLARQKYQAGLAEYTDVKSAEQSYISYNNQLQTSKGSAGTNLVSLYKALGGGWESIETGEKSE from the coding sequence TTGGGACTTAAATCAATGAAACTGACAAAGATTTTTTTGTATCTGTCTGTTGTTCTTTCTGTTTTCGGGTGTGCATCCGTGGGGCGTGATTATGTCAGGCCGGAAGCCAAGCTTCCTGCCGGCTGGCACACTGCGCTGAACAACCCTGTTAAAGCGGAGGCGGACAACCCGCAGATAATCAAAGAGTGGTGGAAGGTCTTTAACGACGACACACTGAACAGACTTGTGGGTATGACCGTTGACGGCAACCTCGACCTTAAGAAGGCCTACGCATCCCTTGCGGCATCCCGTGCAAAACTGGGAATGACCGAGGCCGAGGGCAAACCGAGCCTTTCGGCATCGGCATCAGCAAAGGGAACCTACTATGGCGACACTTCCGTTGATCAGACTCAGGACAGCTATTCAGCAGGGTTTGATGCCTCGTGGGAGATTGACCTGTTCGGCGGAGTGAGAAAGGGCATCGAGGCTGCCTCGGCCGATGCGGAGGCTTCAAAGGAGGCTCTGCACGACGTTCTGGTCTCTCTGACTGCGGAAACGGCGAAAAATTATATCTCTCTGCGTGCCGCACAGAGCAACCTGAGCTACTATGAAAAGGATATCGCCATAAAGACTGAACTTTATGAGATTGCGAAAAAGAAATATCGGGCGGGTACCGGGGACGAAACCGATGTGCGCACGGCTCAGTATACCCTTGAATATGCGAAAACGAACCTTCACGATCAGCGGCTTTCCATAGCCCAGTATATGAACAGACTTGCTGTGCTGACGGGTCAGACGCCGGGCAGTCTGGACAGTATGCTCGGCCAGAGCGGTGTGGTTCCTGTTGTGCCGGTTTCAGCCGCAGCGGGGATCCCTGCGGACATGCTCCGCCGCAGACCGGACATCCGTCAGGCGGAAAGGGAACTGGCGGCTCAGACGGCCAGAGTGGGAGTTGCGGAGGCGGACAGATATCCCAAACTGACCCTTTCGGGTACATTGGGGCTTTCCTCGTCCGATTTCGGCAGTCTCTTCAAGCAGGAGAGTGCCAGCGCATCAATTGGCCCGAGTCTGACATGGAAACTGTTCGATTTCGGCGCAATAAAGAACAACATAAAGGTTCAGGACGAAACCAGAAAGCAGTATCTGGCGGCATATGAGTCGGCTGTGCTGAACGCTCTGGAAGAGACTGAAAACGCCCTTAAAGGCTATTCGGAGCAGTATTCCAAGGCTCTGCAGCTTGCAAAGGCGGCAGAATCCGCCGAGGCGGCCTATCTGCTTGCAAGGCAGAAATATCAGGCGGGACTGGCGGAATATACGGATGTGAAATCCGCAGAACAGTCATACA